GCAGCACGTTCTCGTCGGGGGCGAGGTAGGTGCGGGTGCTGTCACGCTCGTCGCGGATGTAGCCGTGGCTGGCGAGCGAATCCGGGTCGGCCGCCGAGAAGGGCCGGCCGAAGCCGGTCTCGTCGCGCAGCACGGTGCTGGCGCGTTCCACGAGCGTCGGCGAGAGTTCGCGGGTGAACTCCGTGACGCGCATCATCGGCGACTGCGCCGACGTCTCCCGCGAGAGCACCGCCGCGCGCAGCGCGAGCGTGATCTGCTCCCAGAGCACCGACACCCGGTCGCCATCGTCCGGGCGACGTCCGCACACCGCATCGGCGCGCACACGCACGGTGGCGAGCTGGTAGCGCAGGTTCTGCAACCCGACGCGCAGTGCCAGCGTGCTGCCGCTGTCCACGCGCACTGCCGCGAGGGTGCGTGGCTGCACGCCGATGCGCCGGATGCCCACCGTCCAGGACCCCGCGAATGGCAGGCGCAGTGTAACGATGCCGGCCGCGCTGCTGAGGCCATCGGCGCGTACACGTCCCGTCGAGTCCGACGCACTCACGAGTGCACCGGCCACCGGCTGCGCCGTCGCGGAGTCGCGCAGCGTGATGCGCACCGACTGCGCGCCACCCGCTAGACTCAGCACCAGCAGCAGCGGCAGCAGCAGCGCCACGCGCCACGGCAGCGTCAGGACCCGTCTCGACATGCCGGAACGTTCGTTGGGGAAGCCGGCCCGCATCGTTTGTGCGCGCCTGGTTTCGAAATCAACATCAATCTCCCGAGGTCAG
This is a stretch of genomic DNA from Gemmatimonadaceae bacterium. It encodes these proteins:
- a CDS encoding carboxypeptidase regulatory-like domain-containing protein, whose translation is MSRRVLTLPWRVALLLPLLLVLSLAGGAQSVRITLRDSATAQPVAGALVSASDSTGRVRADGLSSAAGIVTLRLPFAGSWTVGIRRIGVQPRTLAAVRVDSGSTLALRVGLQNLRYQLATVRVRADAVCGRRPDDGDRVSVLWEQITLALRAAVLSRETSAQSPMMRVTEFTRELSPTLVERASTVLRDETGFGRPFSAADPDSLASHGYIRDERDSTRTYLAPDENVLLSEAFVRTHCFSAPADAGRELAELRFKPVRGRTLPDVEGTAFVDTLSGELRSIDFRYVAGPRVIPRVAKFAGGSVTLQRILNGRWIVSHWVIRMPLLVLDPHTFRVGVSGYLERGGTVDAPEAPSPPPPTRDDGRAAARR